In one window of Gossypium arboreum isolate Shixiya-1 chromosome 4, ASM2569848v2, whole genome shotgun sequence DNA:
- the LOC108460425 gene encoding uncharacterized protein LOC108460425 isoform X8 translates to MQHGEIHTNKKRRRSTDIIQSSEWRSEAEEYEMISSPTAFHKSRAMVETEATVKRKKRRRKRKRMNNWLKLSQFHPHHPNPLEAGKPAFDTEQAGKDQCVDIDVKENKMIEVVQAVKCRTEGIGDKAGSKEANDMSSSSSVDDSLISNISSGTRIGDIVSAKGTINVDGEMVRTELKTFAAEATVDAGMKEMHSLKAKCVETVKLPGKSAKSTVLRNHHQKPRYFDPPNSSWTRCLSCGEDHPAAENCMLQKHVKACFLCRCLRHIGKHCSQKIRCYICNDFGHLSCVKLPDASPTEVSCYNCGQSGHLGSDCSKCPKVVRGSKSPALCYRCREEGHFARSCTLPRKHARRVHAETRSVGSSSAPPNRGPQNDAKGATQESLIVNIIP, encoded by the exons ATGCAACATGGAGAAATCCATACCAATAAGAAACGGAGGAGAAGCACAGACATAATACAAAGTAGTGAATGGAGATCCGAGGCTGAAGAATATGAAATGATTTCCAGTCCAACTGCCTTTCACAAGTCCAGAGCTATGGTGGAAACAGAAGCTACtgtcaaaagaaagaaaagaaggagaaagagaaaaaggatgaacaattggCTTAAACTTTCACAGTTTCATCCTCATCACCCAAATCCT CTGGAAGCTGGAAAGCCTGCATTTGACACAGAGCAGGCTGGCAAAGATCAATGT GTTGAtattgatgttaaggaaaataaGATGATAGAAGTTGTACAAGCAGTAAAATGTAGAACAGAGGGAATTGGTGATAAAGCAGGCTCTAAGGAGGCCAATGATATGAGTTCCTCATCTTCGGTGGATGATAGTTTGATCTCGAATATTAGCTCTGGAACACGCATCGGAGATATAGTGTCAGCAAAGGGTACAATAAATGTAGATGGTGAGATGGTCAGAACTGAGCTAAAAACCTTTGCAGCAGAAGCAACT GTTGATGCTGGAATGAAAGAAATGCATTCATTGAAAGCTAAATGTGTAGAAACTGTAAAATTACCCGGAAAATCAGCTAAGAGCACTGTGCTGCGAAACCATCAT CAGAAACCAAGATATTTTGATCCTCCAAACAGCAGCTGGACTAGGTGTCTCAGTTGCGGAGAAGATCATCCAGCAGCAGAAAACTGTATGCTGCAAAAGCATGTGAAAGCATGCTTTCTCTGCAGGTGTCTTCGGCATATTGGAAAGCATTGCTCACAG AAGATTCGTTGTTACATTTGCAATGACTTTGGTCATCTCAGCTGTGTCAAACTTCCAGATGCAAGTCCAACAGAAGTTTCCTGCTACAATTGCGGCCAGTCTGGCCATTTAGGATCT GATTGCTCAAAGTGTCCCAAAGTTGTTCGGGGCTCAAAATCCCCTGCTTTATGCTACAGGTGCAGAGAGGAAGGCCATTTTGCACGATCTTGCACTCTCCCTAGGAAG CATGCTAGGAGAGTTCATGCCGAAACGAGATCGGTGGGGTCTAGTTCTGCTCCTCCTAATCGTGGACCTCAAAATGATGCCAAGGGTGCAACACAAGAAAGTCTAATCGTCAATATCATTCCATAA
- the LOC108460425 gene encoding uncharacterized protein LOC108460425 isoform X9 has protein sequence MQHGEIHTNKKRRRSTDIIQSSEWRSEAEEYEMISSPTAFHKSRAMVETEATVKRKKRRRKRKRMNNWLKLSQFHPHHPNPLEAGKPAFDTEQAGKDQCVDIDVKENKMIEVVQAVKCRTEGIGDKAGSKEANDMSSSSSVDDSLISNISSGTRIGDIVSAKGTINVDGEMVRTELKTFAAEATVDAGMKEMHSLKAKCVETVKLPGKSAKSTVLRNHHQKPRYFDPPNSSWTRCLSCGEDHPAAENCMLQKHVKACFLCRCLRHIGKHCSQQGQYCFVCRGTFDQASDCPKKQKENNLNYNVCLRCGDSGHDMFSCRSDYSADDLKKIRCYICNDFGHLSCVKLPDASPTEVSCYNCGQSGHLGSVQRGRPFCTILHSP, from the exons ATGCAACATGGAGAAATCCATACCAATAAGAAACGGAGGAGAAGCACAGACATAATACAAAGTAGTGAATGGAGATCCGAGGCTGAAGAATATGAAATGATTTCCAGTCCAACTGCCTTTCACAAGTCCAGAGCTATGGTGGAAACAGAAGCTACtgtcaaaagaaagaaaagaaggagaaagagaaaaaggatgaacaattggCTTAAACTTTCACAGTTTCATCCTCATCACCCAAATCCT CTGGAAGCTGGAAAGCCTGCATTTGACACAGAGCAGGCTGGCAAAGATCAATGT GTTGAtattgatgttaaggaaaataaGATGATAGAAGTTGTACAAGCAGTAAAATGTAGAACAGAGGGAATTGGTGATAAAGCAGGCTCTAAGGAGGCCAATGATATGAGTTCCTCATCTTCGGTGGATGATAGTTTGATCTCGAATATTAGCTCTGGAACACGCATCGGAGATATAGTGTCAGCAAAGGGTACAATAAATGTAGATGGTGAGATGGTCAGAACTGAGCTAAAAACCTTTGCAGCAGAAGCAACT GTTGATGCTGGAATGAAAGAAATGCATTCATTGAAAGCTAAATGTGTAGAAACTGTAAAATTACCCGGAAAATCAGCTAAGAGCACTGTGCTGCGAAACCATCAT CAGAAACCAAGATATTTTGATCCTCCAAACAGCAGCTGGACTAGGTGTCTCAGTTGCGGAGAAGATCATCCAGCAGCAGAAAACTGTATGCTGCAAAAGCATGTGAAAGCATGCTTTCTCTGCAGGTGTCTTCGGCATATTGGAAAGCATTGCTCACAG CAGGGTCAATATTGTTTTGTCTGCAGAGGAACGTTTGACCAAGCCAGTGATTGTccaaagaaacaaaaagaaaacaatttGAATTATAATGTTTGTTTGAGATGTGGAGATTCTGGACATGATATGTTCTCATGTAGAAGTGATTATTCAGCTGATGATCTCAAG AAGATTCGTTGTTACATTTGCAATGACTTTGGTCATCTCAGCTGTGTCAAACTTCCAGATGCAAGTCCAACAGAAGTTTCCTGCTACAATTGCGGCCAGTCTGGCCATTTAGGATCT GTGCAGAGAGGAAGGCCATTTTGCACGATCTTGCACTCTCCCTAG